The DNA segment CTATTCCTGATTATTTTGAAACAAGATTTGATGATGATAAACATATATTAAGAGTGGTTTGTGCTTTTGTTATTTTGATATTCTTTACTTTTTATGTTTCTTCAGGTTTAGTAGGTGGAGCAAAACTTTTTGAAGCTACTTTTGGAATTCAATATGATTATGCTTTGACCACTGGAACTATAATTATAGTTGCATACACATTTTTAGGTGGATATAAAGCAGTTTGCTGGACAGATTTAATTCAAGGACTTTTAATGATGAGTGCTTTGATTATTGTTCCTATCGTTATGATTTATCATTTGGGTGGTTTTGATGAGGCTATGAGAATAATTGAAGATATTAAGCCAAGTACTTTATCTATGGGAGAAGGTTTAAGCTTTGTTGGTATAGTTTCAGCATTATCTTGGGGACTTGGATATTTTGGTCAACCTCATATTTTGGTTCGTTTTATGTCTATACGTTCAACTAAAGATATACCAACTGCAACTTTTGTTGGAATTTCATGGATGGTTATTTCTTTAATAGGTGCTTGTTTGATAGGTATTTTAGGTATAGCTTATGTGAGTAAATTTGAATTAAGTTTGCAAGATCCTGAGAAAATTTTTATAGTAATGTCACAATTACTTTTTAATCCATGGATAGCAGGAATTTTATTGAGTGCTATTTTGGCTGCAATTATGAGTACAGCGAGCTCACAATTACTTGTTTCAAGTTCAACTATAGCAGAAGATTTTTATAAAAGAATTTTTAATAAAGAAGCATCAAATAAAACTGTAATGACTTTAGGAAGATTTGGAGTTTTGGCTGTTGCGGTAATAGCTTTTGTAATTTCTACAGATAAAAATTCGAGTGTATTGAGCATAGTTGCTTATGCTTGGGCTGGATTTGGTGCAAGTTTTGGTTCTGTAATGCTTTTTTCGTTATTTTGGTCTAAAATGACAAGATATGCAGCAATTGCTGGTATGATTACAGGTGCAGTAGTTGTTGTAGCTTATAAAAATTTCTTGGCTGAATGGTTTAATTTCCCAATTTATGAGATTATCCCAGGATTTCTAGCAGCTTCTATTGTAATTATCTTAGTTAGTTTAGTTACAAAAGTACGCCAAGGAACTAAAGCAGCTTACGAAACTATGTTAAAACATCTTTAATTCAATAAAACAAACTAATCTAAAAAGATTAGTTTGTTATCTATAGCTAAATTGTAACTTAAAAATTTAACTATAATATTTTATTAAATCCCTTGTTTATTTAATTTTTGTTTTAATTAAAAAATATAAGATATAATATTTGTTGGAAGGTTAGCTTATCTGGTGATGGCCACTGACTTCAAATCAGATGAAAGGGTAGTTGACTACTTTTTGGGGAGTTCGATTCTCTCACCTTCTCGCCAAAATAAGTCAAAATGGAGTTTTTTATGAGCAAAGCAGATATTGTCGTTGGAATTCAATGGGGTGATGAAGGTAAGGGAAAAATAGTTGATAAACTATGTGAAAATTATGACTATGTTTGCAGAAGTGCAGGAGGTCATAATGCAGGTCACACTATATGGGTTGATGGCATAAGATATGCTTTACATTTAATGCCTTCTGGTGTTTTAAATAAACAATGTATTAATGTTATTGGAAATGGAGTTGTTGTAAATCCTGATGTATTGATTACTGAAATGGCTCAATTTGAAAATTTAGAGGGAAGATTATTTATAAGTGATAGAGCTCATTTAAATTTAAATCATCATGCTTTGATTGATCAAGCCAGAGAAAGACTTAAGGGCGATAAAGCTATAGGAACAACAGGTAAGGGCATAGGACCAAGTTATGAAGATAAAATAAGTCGTAATGGTCATAGAGTGGGAGAACTTTTGGAGCCTGAAAAACTTTGTGAGAATTTAATGAAAGATTTTGAATTAAAAAAAACTTATTTTGATATGTTAAATATCACAATGCCTAGTTATGATGAAATTTTTCAAGATTTAAAACGTTTTAAAGATATTTTATCACCATTTATTACAGATACAACAAGAATGCTCTGGAAAGCATTAGATGAAGATAAAAAAGTACTTTTAGAAGGTGCACAAGGATCGATGCTTGATATTGACCATGGAACTTATCCTTATGTGACTAGTTCTACCACTATCTCAGCTGGAGCATTGAGTGGATTAGGATTAAACCCAAAAGAAATAGGAAAAATTATTGGTATAGTTAAAGCTTATACTACTAGAGTTGGAAATGGTGCTTTTCCTAGTGAGGATCTAGGTGAAAATGGTGAAAAAATAGGACTAATAGGGAAAGAGATTGGTGTAAGTACTGGTAGGAAAAGAAGATGTGGTTGGTTTGATGCTGTAGCTGTTAGATATACTGCAAGATTAAATGGCCTTGATTCTCTATCTTTAATGAAATTAGATGTTTTAGATGGTTTTAAAGATGTTAAGATTTGTAGAGCTTATGAATATAAAGGTAAAGAAATTGATTATGTCCCTTGTGATTTAGAAAATGTAAAGCCAATTTATGAAACGATGGAAGGTTGGGATAAAGTTGCTGGTATTAGAGATTATGATTTATTACCAGAAAATGCTAAAAAGTATATTAAACGCTTAGAAGAACTTAGTGGAGTTAAAGTTGGATATATTTCAACAAGTCCTGAAAGAGATGATACTATTATTTTATGAAAAGCAAATATTCTTCAGTTATAAAGCTTAGAAAACAAGAGCTTGATAAAGCAGAGGCAAATTTAACAAAAACAAGACAAAAGATTTCTCAGTGTGAAGAAGAATTAAAAGAAGCTATAAAAACTTGTGAGAGTTTGAATTTGGTGGATAAAGGTTCTATAATACTTTTGAGATCTTCATTGAAAATGCAAGAAATTGCAAGAGATGTAAAAAAATCTATCAAACAAAAATTAGATTTATTTAAAAAAGAATTAGCACATAACCATCATCTTTATAAAAGAGCATATTTAGAATTTGAAAAAATGAAAGCTTTAGAAAATGAAGAATTAAAAAAAATAAAAAAAATATTACAAAAAGAAGAAGAAAAATTTATAGATGAACTTGCTATAACAAGACATTTTAATAAGGATAATCAGTGAAAAAAATTATTTCAATATTAAGCTTGTGTGTGTTTTATATTTATGCTGAAGAAAACTGTGAACAATATTTTGAAGCAATAAAATCGCAAATGCAAGATCAAATCAGAGAATATGATGAGGCTAGACAAAGCTTAGAAGCATTTAAAGCTTCTTTTGAAGCTTTACAAAAAGAAAAAATGCAAGCTTTGATTCAAAAAGAAATGGATATTAATGCAAGTTTGCAAGAAATTAAAATAACTAAAGAACAAAATGAGCGAATTTTAGAAGCCACAAAACAAAATATTCAAACAATTAATGATAAAACTATGGGGCGAATTGCTGAAATTTATGCAAAAATGAAAGATGCTGCCGTAGCTGGAATACTTAGTGAAATGGATGATGATGAAGCGTCTAAAATCTTGCTTTCATTAGAACCAAGAAAAATTTCTTCAATTATGGCAAAAATGCAACCCAAAAAAGCATCAGATTTAACATTATTACTAAAAAATTTAGATCAAAATATAACTTTAAAGTAATTTTTAAGCAGTTTTTATCTTTTTTTAGTATTATTTCATTTAAAAATAAAAAGGTGAATAAATGCGTATTAAGCCAGCTCACATACCTTATATTGCAAATAAAATAATATTAGATTTAGTAAATTCTTCTTTTGTAAAAATAAAAGATGATAGTCAAAAATTGATTAAAACTGCTAAGGAAATCTTAGAAATAGATGTATTAAATGAGCGTAAACTCGATGAAAAAGCAAAGGAGCTTTTGGAAAGTCAAGAAGATGAAATTGAATTTATGCAAATTGATAGAAAAAATATGTTTTGGATGATTAAAAAAAAGCTTGCAGATGAGTTTAAATTTATATTAGATAAAGAAGACAGATATAATAATTTAGCACATAAAATTTTAGAAAATTTAGTGAATGAAGATTTGATTAATTATAATGTATCTGAAAATCGTGTCAAAAATTTGATTTTTTCGAGTATTATGACTTATTTAAGAGAATATGAAAATTTAGAAGATTTAGTTTATGAAAAAATTTCAAACTATAAAAGAAAATTGATTCCTGGTTCAGAAGAATACGAATTGGTGTTTGAAAAATTATATCAAGAAGAGTTACGCAAAAAAGGGCTTTTATGAAGGCTTATATTTACATAGAAAATGATATTTTTTTGAGTGCTAGAGCTTGTGGTGCAAATGGCACCTTTTTTGGAGAATTAGTTTTTAACACTTCCTTAACCGGATATCAAGAAATTATTTCAGATCCTTCCTATGCTGGACAATTTATAGTGTTTTCTATGCCAGAGATAGGTGTTGTTGGGGTCAATGATGATGATAATGAATGCCAGCAAATGCATGCTAGTGGAATAATTATTAGAGAATTAAGTGAATGTTTCTCTAATTTTAGAGCTAAAGAAAATTTGAGTTCTTACTTAAAGAAGCATCAAAAAATAGGACTTTATGAAGTTGATACTAGGTTTTTGGTAAAAATGATAAGAGATTGTGGAAATTTAAGAGCCGTGATTTCAACAGAAATTAAAGATAAAGAAGAATTAAAACAAATGCTTGTTAATAGCGCAAAGATTGATGAAATAAATTATGTTGCTCAGGTAAGTACTAAAAATTCATATCTCCATCAAAAAGGCGTTTGGAATCATGAGATTAAATCATATCAAAGTATTAAAAAGAGTAATAAAAAAGTTGCTGTGATTGATTATGGTGTAAAGGAAAATATATTAAATGAGCTTGTAAGTGTTGGTTTAGAAGTAGAAGTATTTCCGCATAATGTTAAAGCAAAAGAACTTATTAAGCTTTTTAATAAAGGCTTAATTCATGGGGTTTTTTTGTCTAATGGACCAGGAGAACCAAAGATATTAAAGGAAGAAATATCTCAAATTAAATATTTAATTCAAGCAAAAATTCCGATGTTGGGAATTTGTTTGGGTCATCAATTATTAAGCAATGCTTTTGGTTATGAAACTTATAAAATGAAATTTGGACAGCATGGAGCCAATCATCCTGTTATTAATCTTGTAAATAATTTTGTTGAAATAACAGCGCAAAATCATAATTATAATGTTCCTGAGGAAATTTCAGAAGTAGCTACTATAACGCATAGGAATTTATTTGGAGATAATGTTGAAGGGGTAAAATACAAAGATTACCCTATTATTTCTGTACAGCATCATCCTGAAAGCTCGTCAGGACCACATGAAAGTAAGTATATTTTTAAAGAATTTTTAGAGCTTTTGTGAGTTTAGATTTTGTAGGATTGATTAGCATAGCTTTTCTTTCAAGTTTTGGGCATTGTTATGGAATGTGCGGAGGATTTATTCTAGCTTATAATCAACTTACAAATCAAATAAAACTTCCATATTTTGTATTAATTTTTTCATATCATATTTCAAGAATAACTGCTTATATGTTTTTAGGAATGTTTTTTGGATATTTTGGTAGTTTATTCTCTTTTAGTGAATTTGCAAAAGGGATAATGTTTTTTTGCATAGGAATTTTTACAATATTTTTAGCTTTCGCATTGATTTTTAGAGGAAAACTTTTATCTTTTTTGGAGCATTCTTTTATTTTTGATTATTTTATAAAAAAAAGTATTAAAAAAATTCTTCATTATAAATCACTTAAAGGAACTATATTACTAGGCTTTTTAAATGGTTTTGTGCCTTGTGGTTTGGTTTATTTTTATATAGCTTTTGGTATTACCTCACAAAATATGCTAGATGCCACTTTTATTATGTTACTTTTTGGATTGTCTACTTTGCCTAGCATGATTTTTTTAGCATATTTTAGTAAAATATTGAGTGAAAAATTTCAAAAAATTAGTACTTTAATTTCTTATATGCTTATATTGCTTTATGGAATATATTTTACTTACACAGGTTTTATGCTTACGGCATAATTTTAAAAATTTATAATATTAACCAACCATTAATAAGATTAATTTTTTAAGCTAAAAAAGATATTTTCTATCATATAATTAGGACAATTGCTTTATTGCATAAAAAAATTAAGGAGAGGAAATGCACCCAGGAAATGCATTAAACTATGACTATACGGTTGCTAAATATTTTATGTTTGCTACCTTATTGTTTGGTATTATTGGTATGGCAATTGGGACGCTTATAGCTTTTCAAATGGCATATCCGGATTTGAACTATTTAGCTGGCGAGTATGGCACTTTTTCAAGACTTAGACCATTACATACTTCAGGTGTAATTTTTGGTTTTATGCTATCAGGAATTTGGGCAACTTGGTATTATATTGGTCAGCGTGTATTAAAAGTCAGTATGGCAGAGTCAAATTTTTTAATGTTTATCGGTAAATTACATTTTTGGCTTTATTTGTTTACTATGATTTTTGCTGTTATAAGCTTATTTGCTGGTATGAGTACTTCAAAAGAATATGCTGAACTTGAATGGCCATTGGATATATTAGTGGTTTTAGTTTGGGTTTTATGGGGTGTGAGTATTTTTGGACTTATTGGTATTCGTCGTGAGAAGACTTTATATGTTTCATTGTGGTATTATATTGCTACATTTTTAGGTATTGCTATGCTTTATTTATTTAATAATATGGAAATACCTACTTATTTTGTAAGTGGAATGGGTGATTGGTGGCACAGTGTATCAATGTATGCAGGTACAAATGATGCATTAGTTCAATGGTGGTATGGGCATAATGCTGTTGCTTTTGTATTTACTGTTGGAATTATTGCTCAAATTTATTATTTCTTACCGAAAG comes from the Campylobacter insulaenigrae NCTC 12927 genome and includes:
- the putP gene encoding sodium/proline symporter PutP yields the protein MEVVQINTQIAIMFIAYSALMLFIGFYFFKQNKNSEDYFLGGRSMGPVVSALSAGASDMSGWLLMGLPGALYVSGLAESYIAIGLSVGAFLNWAFVAKRLRIYTSVIANSITIPDYFETRFDDDKHILRVVCAFVILIFFTFYVSSGLVGGAKLFEATFGIQYDYALTTGTIIIVAYTFLGGYKAVCWTDLIQGLLMMSALIIVPIVMIYHLGGFDEAMRIIEDIKPSTLSMGEGLSFVGIVSALSWGLGYFGQPHILVRFMSIRSTKDIPTATFVGISWMVISLIGACLIGILGIAYVSKFELSLQDPEKIFIVMSQLLFNPWIAGILLSAILAAIMSTASSQLLVSSSTIAEDFYKRIFNKEASNKTVMTLGRFGVLAVAVIAFVISTDKNSSVLSIVAYAWAGFGASFGSVMLFSLFWSKMTRYAAIAGMITGAVVVVAYKNFLAEWFNFPIYEIIPGFLAASIVIILVSLVTKVRQGTKAAYETMLKHL
- a CDS encoding adenylosuccinate synthase yields the protein MSKADIVVGIQWGDEGKGKIVDKLCENYDYVCRSAGGHNAGHTIWVDGIRYALHLMPSGVLNKQCINVIGNGVVVNPDVLITEMAQFENLEGRLFISDRAHLNLNHHALIDQARERLKGDKAIGTTGKGIGPSYEDKISRNGHRVGELLEPEKLCENLMKDFELKKTYFDMLNITMPSYDEIFQDLKRFKDILSPFITDTTRMLWKALDEDKKVLLEGAQGSMLDIDHGTYPYVTSSTTISAGALSGLGLNPKEIGKIIGIVKAYTTRVGNGAFPSEDLGENGEKIGLIGKEIGVSTGRKRRCGWFDAVAVRYTARLNGLDSLSLMKLDVLDGFKDVKICRAYEYKGKEIDYVPCDLENVKPIYETMEGWDKVAGIRDYDLLPENAKKYIKRLEELSGVKVGYISTSPERDDTIIL
- a CDS encoding flagellar FliJ family protein, producing the protein MKSKYSSVIKLRKQELDKAEANLTKTRQKISQCEEELKEAIKTCESLNLVDKGSIILLRSSLKMQEIARDVKKSIKQKLDLFKKELAHNHHLYKRAYLEFEKMKALENEELKKIKKILQKEEEKFIDELAITRHFNKDNQ
- a CDS encoding MotE family protein, which encodes MKKIISILSLCVFYIYAEENCEQYFEAIKSQMQDQIREYDEARQSLEAFKASFEALQKEKMQALIQKEMDINASLQEIKITKEQNERILEATKQNIQTINDKTMGRIAEIYAKMKDAAVAGILSEMDDDEASKILLSLEPRKISSIMAKMQPKKASDLTLLLKNLDQNITLK
- a CDS encoding DUF507 family protein translates to MRIKPAHIPYIANKIILDLVNSSFVKIKDDSQKLIKTAKEILEIDVLNERKLDEKAKELLESQEDEIEFMQIDRKNMFWMIKKKLADEFKFILDKEDRYNNLAHKILENLVNEDLINYNVSENRVKNLIFSSIMTYLREYENLEDLVYEKISNYKRKLIPGSEEYELVFEKLYQEELRKKGLL
- the carA gene encoding glutamine-hydrolyzing carbamoyl-phosphate synthase small subunit gives rise to the protein MKAYIYIENDIFLSARACGANGTFFGELVFNTSLTGYQEIISDPSYAGQFIVFSMPEIGVVGVNDDDNECQQMHASGIIIRELSECFSNFRAKENLSSYLKKHQKIGLYEVDTRFLVKMIRDCGNLRAVISTEIKDKEELKQMLVNSAKIDEINYVAQVSTKNSYLHQKGVWNHEIKSYQSIKKSNKKVAVIDYGVKENILNELVSVGLEVEVFPHNVKAKELIKLFNKGLIHGVFLSNGPGEPKILKEEISQIKYLIQAKIPMLGICLGHQLLSNAFGYETYKMKFGQHGANHPVINLVNNFVEITAQNHNYNVPEEISEVATITHRNLFGDNVEGVKYKDYPIISVQHHPESSSGPHESKYIFKEFLELL
- a CDS encoding sulfite exporter TauE/SafE family protein, which codes for MSLDFVGLISIAFLSSFGHCYGMCGGFILAYNQLTNQIKLPYFVLIFSYHISRITAYMFLGMFFGYFGSLFSFSEFAKGIMFFCIGIFTIFLAFALIFRGKLLSFLEHSFIFDYFIKKSIKKILHYKSLKGTILLGFLNGFVPCGLVYFYIAFGITSQNMLDATFIMLLFGLSTLPSMIFLAYFSKILSEKFQKISTLISYMLILLYGIYFTYTGFMLTA